Within the Bacillus sp. FSL K6-3431 genome, the region AAATCCTAATTTATTGGTAGGACTGGATACAAGTGACGATGCAGGAGTATACCGACTTAACGAAGAATTAGCGATTGTACAAACACTAGATTTCTTTACACCAATTGTAGATGACCCATACTCATTTGGACAGATAGCGGCTGCAAATGCTCTTAGTGATATATATGCGATGGGAGGTAAGCCTCTGACCGCACTTAATATTGTTGCTTTTCCCATTGCGACACTGGATAAAAAGATACTTGCGGAAATTATGCTAGGTGCTGCGGATAAGCTCCAAGAAGCAGGAGCGACACTTGTCGGAGGGCATTCCATTGATGATAAGGAGCCTAAATTTGGACTCGCTGTCACAGGTTTGGTTCATCCGCAGAAAGTAAGAACTAATGCGGGGGCAAAGCCAGGGGATAAATTAATATTGACGAAGCCTATTGGTGTTGGTATTTTGACTTCTTCCATCAAGAATAACTTGTTATTTGAAGATGAAATTACTCATGTCACAAAAATCATGGCGACATTAAATAAAACCGCAGCTGAAACAATGGAGGCATATACTGTCCATGCATGTACAGATGTTACGGGATTCGGCCTTTTAGGTCATACTTCCGAAATGGCGAAGGGCAGTGGAGTGGGGATTCGCATCATAAAAAACCAAGTACCCGTCCTTGATAGAGTGAGAGAGCTTGCCGAAAAAGGTGTAATCCCTGGTGGGACAAAAAATAATTTTGCTCATTTAACAGGTTCTGTTACTTTTCCGGAGACAATGGACCAAATCGACCGTTTGATTTTATGTGATGCAGTTACTTCAGGAGGACTTTTGATAAGTGTAGCGGGAGCTGAAGCTGATAAAATGGTAACTGAATTACAGACTGAAGGGGTAGAG harbors:
- the selD gene encoding selenide, water dikinase SelD; the protein is MTQFESVKLTSLSTKGGCGCKIGPADLSEVIRMLPPAAPNPNLLVGLDTSDDAGVYRLNEELAIVQTLDFFTPIVDDPYSFGQIAAANALSDIYAMGGKPLTALNIVAFPIATLDKKILAEIMLGAADKLQEAGATLVGGHSIDDKEPKFGLAVTGLVHPQKVRTNAGAKPGDKLILTKPIGVGILTSSIKNNLLFEDEITHVTKIMATLNKTAAETMEAYTVHACTDVTGFGLLGHTSEMAKGSGVGIRIIKNQVPVLDRVRELAEKGVIPGGTKNNFAHLTGSVTFPETMDQIDRLILCDAVTSGGLLISVAGAEADKMVTELQTEGVEARIIGDVIEEQHGHVVVE